From a region of the Deinococcus misasensis DSM 22328 genome:
- a CDS encoding manganese catalase family protein codes for MFYHDKKLQYTVRVDRPDPCFARMLQQAIGGVEGEIRVMLQYLFQAWGARGPAKYRDMLLETGTEEIAHVEMLATAVALNLEGAPSHMQEQAAKQNPLVEAVMGGMDPRQYLSAGMAALASDANGVPFDGSHVYASGNLAADMYANVTAEATGRALATRLYHLTDDPGMKDMLSFLIARDTMHQQQWLAVLEELGGHQGVLPIPNSFPQELENQDVNYSFFATGIDGIEAPTGRFTSGPSIDGKSAFSVRKVTPMGEEPRLAPPMPEAHAQMEQMAGGVSPTQTASQTAERLGVTPKAQSNKANKTR; via the coding sequence CAACAGGCCATTGGAGGTGTGGAAGGCGAAATCCGCGTGATGCTCCAGTACCTGTTCCAGGCATGGGGGGCCAGAGGTCCAGCCAAGTACCGTGACATGCTGCTGGAAACCGGCACCGAGGAAATTGCCCACGTGGAGATGCTTGCCACCGCTGTGGCCTTGAATCTGGAAGGTGCTCCATCCCACATGCAGGAGCAAGCTGCAAAACAAAACCCTCTGGTCGAGGCGGTGATGGGCGGCATGGATCCCAGACAGTACCTTTCCGCAGGGATGGCGGCTCTGGCAAGCGATGCCAATGGGGTGCCTTTTGATGGGTCCCACGTGTATGCCAGCGGAAATCTGGCTGCCGACATGTACGCCAATGTGACTGCCGAGGCCACAGGTCGGGCTCTGGCGACCCGTTTGTACCACCTGACCGACGATCCCGGCATGAAAGACATGCTTTCCTTTCTGATCGCCAGAGACACCATGCACCAGCAGCAGTGGCTTGCGGTGCTGGAAGAACTCGGGGGGCATCAGGGGGTCTTGCCCATTCCCAACAGTTTCCCTCAGGAGCTGGAGAATCAGGACGTCAACTACAGCTTTTTTGCCACCGGCATTGATGGGATTGAGGCGCCCACAGGACGGTTCACCTCTGGACCTTCCATTGATGGCAAAAGCGCATTCAGTGTTCGCAAAGTCACCCCAATGGGTGAAGAGCCGAGACTTGCTCCTCCGATGCCAGAAGCCCACGCCCAGATGGAGCAAATGGCAGGAGGGGTGTCTCCCACCCAAACTGCAAGCCAGACCGCAGAACGGCTGGGAGTCACGCCAAAAGCCCAGAGCAACAAAGCCAACAAAACCCGCTGA
- the murG gene encoding undecaprenyldiphospho-muramoylpentapeptide beta-N-acetylglucosaminyltransferase, producing the protein MSQPLIVLATGGTGGHIYPAVALAQELAKRGYASAILGMENGMEERIAKQENLPFYGVSAGKIDRSKPNPLELLKAAKGFTEARNALIKIKPKVVVGFGGYASLPGVLSAQSLGIPTVLHEQNAKLGLTQKLALGKAKSVTTAYPKVQGLPEARAKWVGMPVRERRMNRDEALGKLNLQKGPLTVMVMGGSQGSLFLNQSVPGALEAACGIEGLCGEFGIQVIHSTGPRWLTEMVPKVQHLSWYKVSGYVDSTAAWSCADIAITRAGSSTLAEAAFYGVPTIAVPLSSSADNHQFFNARAMETAGAGKVVEEAHIQQLASTFKELISADKRKKMREAAGTLTPSGAAARLADEVLRVKGGQ; encoded by the coding sequence ATGAGTCAGCCTTTGATCGTACTCGCCACAGGAGGCACCGGAGGACACATTTATCCTGCGGTTGCTCTCGCTCAGGAACTCGCCAAAAGGGGGTATGCGTCGGCCATTCTCGGCATGGAAAATGGCATGGAAGAACGCATTGCCAAACAGGAAAACCTGCCCTTTTACGGGGTCAGTGCTGGAAAGATAGACCGCAGCAAACCCAATCCCCTCGAACTTCTCAAGGCCGCCAAAGGCTTCACCGAGGCCCGCAACGCCCTGATCAAAATCAAACCCAAAGTGGTGGTGGGATTTGGAGGTTATGCCTCCCTGCCCGGCGTGCTTTCTGCACAATCTCTGGGCATCCCCACTGTCCTGCATGAACAGAATGCCAAACTGGGCCTCACACAGAAACTGGCCCTTGGCAAAGCCAAAAGCGTGACCACCGCTTACCCCAAAGTGCAAGGACTGCCAGAAGCCAGAGCCAAATGGGTCGGCATGCCTGTCCGCGAAAGGCGCATGAACCGCGATGAGGCGCTCGGGAAACTGAACCTGCAAAAAGGACCGCTCACCGTGATGGTGATGGGGGGTTCTCAGGGCAGTTTGTTCCTGAACCAGTCGGTGCCCGGTGCCCTTGAGGCCGCTTGCGGCATTGAAGGCCTGTGTGGTGAATTTGGCATTCAGGTGATCCACTCCACCGGTCCACGCTGGCTGACGGAGATGGTGCCCAAAGTGCAACACCTGAGCTGGTACAAGGTCTCGGGTTATGTGGACAGCACTGCTGCATGGTCCTGCGCAGACATCGCCATCACGCGGGCAGGCAGCAGCACCCTGGCAGAGGCGGCTTTTTATGGCGTGCCCACCATTGCGGTTCCCCTCTCCAGTTCTGCCGACAACCACCAGTTTTTCAATGCCAGAGCCATGGAAACCGCTGGAGCAGGCAAAGTGGTGGAAGAGGCCCACATCCAGCAACTTGCCAGCACCTTCAAAGAGCTGATTTCTGCGGACAAACGCAAAAAAATGCGTGAAGCCGCTGGCACCCTGACCCCCTCTGGCGCTGCGGCCCGTCTGGCAGATGAAGTGCTGCGGGTCAAAGGAGGCCAGTGA